A window from Scheffersomyces stipitis CBS 6054 chromosome 7, complete sequence encodes these proteins:
- a CDS encoding Phosphoadenosine phosphosulfate reductase (go_function transferase activity~go_process metabolism), which translates to MTSTPSVVLTPEHLKFLNEKLQFLEPQEIIRWAQITFPNLFQTTAFGLTGLATIDMISKIATRYSEEKYPIDLIFIDTLHHFPQTYDLVENIKIRYNPQIHVFKPKDVETESEFSVKYGEQLWETDDSYYDFLVKVEPSQRAYKQLGVSAVLTGRRRSQGGARGTLPVIEIEESSGTIKINPLCNWDFKQVKSYIDENKVPYNELLDLGYKSIGDWHSTVPVAEGEDERSGRWKGKAKTECGIHETSKFAQFLEKANEAKKEVV; encoded by the coding sequence ATGACTCTGACTCCATCTGTTGTGCTCACTCCAGAGCATTTGAAGTTCttaaatgaaaaattgcaatttttggAACCACAAGAGATTATCAGATGGGCGCAGATCACGTTCCCCAACTTGTTCCAAACAACGGCTTTTGGTTTGACGGGGTTGGCTACCATAGATATGATCTCCAAAATAGCGACACGATACAGTGAAGAGAAATATCCCAtagatttgattttcataGACACTTTGCACCATTTCCCCCAAACCTATGATTTGGTCGAAAACATCAAGATCAGATACAACCCTCAGATCCACGTGTTCAAACCTAAGGATGTAGAAACTGAATCTGAGTTCTCTGTAAAGTACGGTGAACAATTATGGGAGACTGATGATTCTTACTATGATTTCTTAGTTAAAGTAGAACCTTCGCAAAGAGCATACAAGCAGTTGGGAGTGCTGGCAGTATTGACAGGCAGGAGAAGATCACAAGGTGGTGCCCGTGGAACTTTGCCTGTTATAGAAATCGAAGAATCCAGTGGCACGATCAAGATTAATCCTTTGTGCAATTGGGATTTCAAACAAGTAAAGCTGTATATAGACGAAAACAAGGTTCCCTACAACGAGCTCTTGGACTTGGGCTACAAGTCGATCGGCGACTGGCATTCTACTGTTCCAGTAGCTGAGGGAGAAGACGAAAGAAGCGGAAGATGGAAGGGAAAAGCAAAGACAGAATGTGGGATTCACGAAACCAGTAAGTTTGCCCAATTCTTAGAGAAGGCTAATGAGGCAAAGAAGGAAGTGGTATAA